From Deltaproteobacteria bacterium, one genomic window encodes:
- a CDS encoding response regulator transcription factor: METTTMTEIRVVIADDHALFRDGLRKILALEKDILVVGEAANGDEATKVAERTKPDVLLLDLKMPKGELVQNLLDVTARTPATRVVVLTAFSDDENVLNAAKSGAKGYVSKGVPSATLVQAIKSVHGGSPWIDKEIPSWETFLEIASGQTEARPMPTPRTDNAIGTLTKRELEILRLVAEGLTNEEIGKKIFISEKTVKTHLTNIFDKLKVNNRFKAALMLRGRTTH; the protein is encoded by the coding sequence ATGGAGACAACCACTATGACTGAGATAAGAGTTGTCATCGCCGATGACCATGCGCTGTTCCGCGACGGATTGCGCAAGATTCTTGCCCTGGAAAAAGACATCTTGGTCGTAGGCGAAGCCGCCAATGGCGACGAGGCGACCAAAGTCGCAGAGCGCACAAAACCCGATGTCCTGCTCTTGGATTTGAAAATGCCCAAAGGTGAGCTTGTGCAAAACTTGCTCGACGTCACGGCGCGCACGCCGGCCACCCGAGTCGTAGTCTTAACCGCGTTTTCCGACGACGAGAACGTTCTCAACGCCGCTAAGAGCGGCGCGAAAGGCTATGTCTCGAAGGGCGTTCCCTCGGCGACACTGGTGCAAGCGATCAAGAGTGTCCACGGCGGGAGTCCATGGATCGACAAGGAAATTCCCTCATGGGAAACTTTCCTGGAAATCGCCAGCGGCCAAACCGAGGCTCGCCCCATGCCGACGCCGCGCACGGACAACGCCATCGGCACCTTAACTAAAAGGGAGCTGGAAATTCTCCGCCTGGTCGCTGAGGGTCTGACCAACGAAGAGATCGGCAAAAAAATCTTCATCAGCGAGAAGACCGTCAAAACCCATTTGACCAACATTTTCGACAAGCTGAAAGTCAATAACCGCTTTAAGGCGGCCTTAATGCTGCGTGGTCGGACGACTCACTAG
- a CDS encoding TraR/DksA family transcriptional regulator, with protein MLNGMKKQLMKEMQGRVKGETEGLKDEGRDTYDLASDERDREINFILNDREREKLLAIDEALQRIKEKSYGICESCEGEIQLGRLKVLPFTRLCVKCQEENEKESKRQKTLEDERGYRKLVVNDFEEEGF; from the coding sequence ATGTTAAACGGCATGAAAAAGCAGCTGATGAAGGAAATGCAGGGCCGCGTCAAAGGCGAAACCGAAGGCCTCAAAGACGAGGGCCGCGACACCTACGACTTGGCCAGCGACGAGCGCGATCGCGAAATCAATTTTATCCTAAACGACCGCGAGCGCGAGAAGCTGCTGGCCATCGACGAAGCCCTGCAGCGGATCAAAGAAAAGTCCTACGGGATCTGTGAGAGCTGCGAAGGAGAGATTCAGCTAGGCCGCCTGAAGGTCTTACCCTTCACCCGTCTCTGCGTCAAATGCCAGGAAGAAAACGAGAAAGAAAGCAAACGGCAGAAGACCCTCGAGGATGAACGGGGTTATCGCAAGCTGGTGGTCAATGACTTCGAAGAAGAGGGGTTTTAG